acacTGGTCATGGTGTCGAGTGCTAATACAGGGAGAGAGGAAGGCCGTGCCATGATGATCTGTGCGGGATATTAGTCCACTGAGCTTAATGTTAATGGCTAGATGTGGTGGTTTTGTAGTTGGTGGAGTTACGGTCTTGTATGGACGGCTGGGACAGCTTGTAGCTCCTCGGAGAGGCTGTAGTAGTTCCCATAACTTTCTGGGGCTTCGCCAAGCCCCCAACTGTTGTAATGACCTAATGCTCCACACCCCCCCACATTATTATGGCATCTCCAGTCTTCCCCACAAGATTGCTGTGTAAGATAGGACCCTTACAACACCAAAGTGGCTATATTACAAGAAACTAAATCGATTATAAAAACCATAAGATCAGATTCTGATTCAAATTCCTTGCTTTGTAACAATTAACATCTACAACATCACCTGGTTCTCCTGGTTCACAGGTTCAACCATCGTCTCACCTGTTAGAGTTTCAACTCAACTTCATGACAAATGGACTATACTTTCTGGATCCTCCAAGCCTGGCAGCCATAAATCAAGAAACGGGGGACAAAATATTAGGGCGGAGGGGGGATTGTTGCCTTTCCGATCTCTACACTATCCCGATCGCATAAACTTCCACGTGACGTCACAAGACAGCTCCAATCCTTTCCCGGTCGgccagaaaaaaaaagacgtTGAAAGCTTAAAAATGACTGGCCGGGAACGCTTGGTCGGGAATAAGCGGATCTAAAGATAATGATGTAGAATGGGCGGCTACGCGAGCTTGGGACTGTGCACGTTCTACAGTGAGCAGCACAACATTAAATACCAGCCGAATCCGCGAGTAAAAACAGTCTTCAGaatagctacaagtagacaaaAGAGCTAGACCTGGTCCCCGAATAAACTGCACCTTCCAACTAATGCAATATACCGCCCGCCATTTGGTGCTGTGCTTACCAGTTTCAAGTGGACTAATCTtgccctacaagtacagtgaACTGAGACAAGCAGCCGAGTTTGCAGCTGACCCGAAATTACAACTTGCACAatacctacagtactgtatgtacattgGTCATTTATGGCGTCGTCATGGAATAAACAATGTGGAGTTTGTGGTCTCACCAGCAACAGATTTAGACTGTCCGACACACACATTCCAGGTGATATGGCTGGTCTGACGTCAGTGTTGACTGTTTTGGATCCAAAATCTTGTTCGTGACATTGGCGACACACTGTAATTTGCTACACACTTTGTAATTTGCAGTGGTAAAAGGTCAAGAGCAATGGCTTCGATGACAAAGCGGGATGGCGGCAAAACACGGCAGTCAAAGCGTACAAGacctgtatgtactgtagtacacAGTAATATCCTCGCGCATTCCGTACACGACTTGGCATCATTGCTTCCAAGCAGCATGTGCCTGACTCTCATTCAACTCATTTATTAATAATAGACTGTGGCATTTCTCGGATTTACAACGTTGTACAAAAtaacctacaagtacattgtacGTAAAATGTACGATATTTGTAGGAGTGTAGTTaaattacttgtacagctaCCAGCATCGTAaccacttgtacaagaGAGGGGACGTACGATATGATACGACAGTACTACTAGGGCTATTTTCATGAACAAATATAGAAACAGCGAAAGGCCATGTGGTATGTCGGAAAATATCACCCAAGTTGCTCAGATACGAGTAAATCAGATTGTATTGTCCACATGCGCAGAAGTGGGAAGCACACGATCTCCGACGCTTTAGAGTTCATTAATttcagtacagtatgtacaataaaCTGGTACGAGGACAAGTAGGTGGTACACTATAAGCTATCTCACCACGTTGAACTCTGGGGATGATATTCTTCAAGATTGCCTATTTATGGACGTTTCACACAGCCGTATCTCCCCCAGTGCAATCCATGTGGCTTTTGTTGCTATTATGTCCCATTGCCGTCCTCCAAGCAGAGGCTAGACCTGATGATATTTAGCTCGATGTCTGACTTCATGTCTTAGATAGCTCAATATAGGAGTGTAAATTGAGGAGTCCGCATGGGCACCATGTTGTACGAATACTGCACTTAAGCGAAATTGTCAATGAAATTACTTGTGTGAAATACCATATCATAGTTACAAAACACAGTATCTACTATCGTACGAGAGggttcttgtactcgtatgtCAGTATGGTCCCGACCATACCGTGCCGGCTATACCTCATCTCTGCTATTTTTGTCCCATCGAACCTGTTTGCTTTTTTCAGAAGTATTGTAAATACTGGGGTTGTAATCTTCGAAGGGAAATAAGAAATTATaagtagtatgtactgcaccGGCAGTTTTCCAAATGTTTTAATAACTCATTCAAATATGTGCAAATGTCTATATTAGTGCTTATAATCTGTCCTCTAACAAACAGAAACCTCAATTGTCTTCTTAGCCAACCGTCCAATCTCACCTCCCTCCTTTGCCAACAACTCCAGGCCATGGTGAAGAGAGCCCAGGTAGGTTTTGAGAACCTGGTTTCTAGCCTCCACGTCCTCAGTGATGGAGGTAGTAGTGGCCGAGGTGTTTGTACTTTTGAAAAGGTTGAGGTGCAAGAAAGGGTCTGAGTTGGGGGGCTGTGTGAAAAGTCTGCTCATGGGGTGGAACAGTGGATTTTCAGGCTGTCGTTGTTCAATGACGACATCGTTTCCAGAAGCATCCAGCAGTTTGATCTCCTTGTATTTCACACCAAACTCGCTGAGACCACTTCTCAGAAACAACTGTAGGCACTCCAGGAATGACTTCTTCACACTAGCGGCCTGCTTGCCGAACGCCAGGCCTGCCGTGACTGAACTGGAGCTCATGGTGAGTTGCTGATCAGTCTTCTCATGGGACCATCCAAATAGCGCAAAGAAGCAGTTGAGTGTCTTGGCCCAGTACTGACGCTGAAGTACAGAGCAGATGGAAAGGTCGAAAGAGTGGCTGAAAGTGTGCGATTCGCCAGTAGCGGGGGTCACCATAAGGAGCAGGAACTTTGTCGAGTCTGCTCGAATATCAGGAGTAATGTGAGTCATGGCGGAATGGATGTACAGAGCCAAGTTAGGAATATGCAACGAAAGCGGACTGTTGGCGGTGTAGAACTCAGGCTTCAGAGTGAATTTGGGCTTACTGATGTCACTCAGCTGATTCGCAGGGACAGGATCAACCTGACCCGGTTCAAAACACAGAGCTCTCAGTAGCAATAGCAACTCTGCTCGCACCTTTTCAGAAAGGTCGAGAACCAGCGGAGCGGCTGCGTCGACAATTGGCTTGATGTTGACGCCGAGATCgtcgctgctggccaaATACTTGTTCCAGGCGTTTGTGAGATAGATAAGAGCCTCTTTTCGAGTACCAGCCGAGTGATGCTTCAGCAACAAAATGTGATGCTTAAAGTCTTCGTTGTTCAGAGGCGATACTGTGCTACCAACAGggactcctccagcgccAGTGATGCCTTTAACGATACTCTGGTTCGGCAGGGAGATAGTTTTTGCTTTGAAACTGAGATCcgtgtgtgtgttgctCTTGGGAGCGGTCTTTCCgaccttgagcttggtcttctggaagtcctttttcttctccttcttttttcgTGCTGATACCATAATGTTTGATaatgatgatgagatggtGATATTTTTTGTGTGATCCGCATACTGCATGCATGAAAACACTGCTTCTGCCACTGTCGCGAAGACAGACAAAACCTTATCTGCCAGTGTGCGATCCAGGCTGTTGAAAGACAGCttgaagtacaagtacagtatgtacataaTCGGTAGTAGTGTCAGTGCAATGAATATGTTACCTGTAGCTACTTATAGGGTTTCTGTTCGAAATTGGAAAGAATGACCAATTtcagggaaaaaaaaaatcctcATATCGCCGTCTAAGAACATATCACCCACAAATTAACAGGGTCAAATAAATCAGCTACTCCACGCGATAAATTCAATATGCTGTTTTTTGAATACAattatactgtagtagCCCTCGTCTCTATACTTGGACACGTTGTTGACAGCCTTGAAAGCACTTAGTAATCATCAACCTTAACGCACCACTGCATCATTGATGCCACCACACAAAAGGACATCAACGACAAGACACTAACATCACGAACATGTTGCCTCaatggtacagtacgctTACTACCAAGCCAGTGTGAGTATTTCCACGATTGTCGATGGCGTGATTCTTTTCACTAACGATAGAAAAACACTTAATATCGCCAACCCACAGACGCCCCCCTCGTTCGGAAAGAGCGGAAAGAAGATTGTCAGCAAGCAGGCATCCGAACACGAGCAGGATGTCTTgaaggtcaagaaggcaTGGGACATTGCC
The Yarrowia lipolytica chromosome 1A, complete sequence genome window above contains:
- a CDS encoding uncharacterized protein (Compare to YALI0A10252g, similar to Saccharomyces cerevisiae IPI1 (YHR085W); ancestral locus Anc_5.381, weakly similar to uniprot|P38803 Saccharomyces cerevisiae YHR085w of the Brahma transcriptional activator), whose translation is MYILYLYFKLSFNSLDRTLADKVLSVFATVAEAVFSCMQYADHTKNITISSSLSNIMVSARKKKEKKKDFQKTKLKVGKTAPKSNTHTDLSFKAKTISLPNQSIVKGITGAGGVPVGSTVSPLNNEDFKHHILLLKHHSAGTRKEALIYLTNAWNKYLASSDDLGVNIKPIVDAAAPLVLDLSEKVRAELLLLLRALCFEPGQVDPVPANQLSDISKPKFTLKPEFYTANSPLSLHIPNLALYIHSAMTHITPDIRADSTKFLLLMVTPATGESHTFSHSFDLSICSVLQRQYWAKTLNCFFALFGWSHEKTDQQLTMSSSSVTAGLAFGKQAASVKKSFLECLQLFLRSGLSEFGVKYKEIKLLDASGNDVVIEQRQPENPLFHPMSRLFTQPPNSDPFLHLNLFKSTNTSATTTSITEDVEARNQVLKTYLGSLHHGLELLAKEGGEIGRLAKKTIEVSVC